The following proteins come from a genomic window of Rattus norvegicus strain BN/NHsdMcwi chromosome 8, GRCr8, whole genome shotgun sequence:
- the Or7h8 gene encoding olfactory receptor 7D4-like gives MKPGNQTSTLEFLLLGLSQDPEHQPMLFGLFLLMFVVTVLGNLLIILVVSIDSHLHTPMYFFLSNLSFSDICFITTTIPKMLVNIQTQSKSITYAECITQMYFFMVFAGVDIFLLSVMAYDRFVAICHPLHYPVIMNPHLSGLLVLVSWFISFSYSLIQSLLMLRLSFCTNQIIKHFYCEHATVLTIACSNTLINYIILYILICALGFVPFSGIIYSYFKIVSSILRIPSTDGKYKAFSTCGSHLSVVSLFYGTGLGVYLSSDASSSSEKGMVASVMYTVVTPMLNPFIYSLRNKDIKKALQALRTILFLGDKFTCFSILR, from the coding sequence TTTTACTTCTGGGGCTTTCCCAAGATCCAGAGCATCAACCCATGCTATTCGGACTGTTTCTGCTCATGTTTGTGGTCACTGTGCTTGGAAATCTGCTCATCATTCTGGTCGTCAGCATTGACTCTCACCTGCATactcccatgtacttcttcctatCTAATCTGTCCTTTTCTGACATTtgtttcatcacaacaacaaTCCCTAAGATGTTAGTGAACATCCAAACACAGAGCAAGTCCATCACCTATGCAGAATGCATCACCCAGATGTATTTTTTCATGGTCTTCGCAGGCGTGGACATATTCCTCCTCTctgtgatggcctatgaccgATTTGTGGCCATCTGTCACCCCCTACACTATCCAGTCATTATGAATCCTCATCTAAGTGGCTTGTTGGTTCTTGTATCATGGTTTATTAGTTTCTCATACTCTTTGATCCAGAGTCTGTTGATGCTACGGCTGTCCTTCTGTACCAATCAGATAATTAAACACTTTTATTGTGAACATGCCACAGTCCTCACTATAGCCTGTTCAAACACACTAATCAATTATATCATTCTTTACATACTGATATGTGCCCTTGGCTTTGTTCCTTTCTCAGGGATCATTTATTCCTACTTTAAAATTGTTTCCTCTATTTTGAGAATCCCATCAACAGATGGAAAATATAAAGCATTTTCTACCTGTGGGTCTCACCTATCAGTGGTTTCTTTATTCTATGGGACAGGCCTTGGGGTGTACCTTAGTTCTGATGCATCTTCCTCTTCTGAGAAGGGCATGGTGGCCTCAGTAATGTATACAGTGGTCACACCCATGTTGAACCCTTTCATCTACAGCTTGAGAAACAAAGACATTAAGAAGGCTTTACAAGCACTTAGGACAATACTTTTTTTAGGTGATAAGTTCACTTGCTTCAGTATTCTGAGATGA